AGGCTCGCACGGTGAGCGGCAGGGGCCGCCAGGGGGGCAGGTCGTCGAGTTCCTCGTTGAGATCCACCCAGAACCACACCGCCACCACCACCAGCACCTCGGCCACCAACGCCAGCACGTAACCCAGCGGGCGGGCATCGATCAGCAGCAGCACGGAGATGCCCAGCAAGCTGGCCACCTTCCAGTAAATGGAGAGCAGACGCACCAGAGCGCCTTCCCGCCGCGCGACGGCCCACACCAGCAGTACGAACGGAAGCCCGAGGGCGAACACCACCGCCAGGCGGTAATCCAGCCAGACCAGGGTCCGATAAAGCAGATCTGGCACAGGGGCGGTACGGGAAGCGCCATTATCCGTAGTCGTGCTCCGGCAGTAGGGTCCAGTCCATGGCTGCGCTTTCCCTGCCCTCCTGGCTCAAACGCGGTGAAGCGCCGGCCTCGTGCCAGACGGCCCTGTCCCGTCAGCCGTCCCTGGAAGCCGCTGTCGAGGAAGTGGCGAAGGCCCTCGGCAACCGTGGCGCCAACGATCTGGCCCTGGTGTTCTGCTCCACCAGCTACGCCAGTGACCTGCCACGCCTGCTGCCGCTGCTGCGCAGCCGCCTGAATGCACGCCACTGGATCGGCTGCGCCGGCGGTGGAGTGGTCGGCACCGATGCCAGCGGGCAGGCGCGGGAACTGGAGCAGCAGCCGGCGTTGAGCGTCACCCTGCTGCGGCTGCCGGGGGCCGATCTGCAGCTGTTCGAGCTGGATCCGGCCTCCCTGCCCGATCTCGATGGCGACAACCTCGACTGGATCAACTGGGTGGGCGCCGACCCGGAGCGGGCCCGCTCCATGCTCCTGTTCGTGGATCCCACCTGCCAGAAGATCAACGATCTGATCAGTGGCCTGGATTACGCCTACCCGTCAGCCGCCAAGGTGGGCGGCATCGCCGGCCACCACAGCGCCGAACACGGCTCGCTGCTGTTTGACGGCCGCGTGCTCACCGGCGCGGTGGGCTGTCTGATCGGCGGCGCCTGGAGGCTGGATCCGGTGGTGGCCCAGGGCTGCCGGCCGATCGGGCCGGTGTTCGAGATCGAGCAGGCGGAGCGCAACGTGGTGCTGCAGCTCAGCTCCGGCGCGCAGACCAACAGCCCGGTCAACTGCCTGCAGGGGATCCTGCAGTCGCTCACGCCGGCGGAACGGGAGCAGGTGCGCCATTCGCTGTTCCTGGGCGTGGCGCGCAGCAACTTCAGCCTTCCCGGTGACAGCTGCCAGGCGGAACCCACCGCCTTCCTGGTGCGCAATCTGCTGGGCGTCGACCCGCGCAACGGCGCCGTGGCCGTGGCGGAAAAACTGCGGGTGGGCCAGCAGGTGCAGTTCCAGCTGCGCGATGCGGCCGCCTCGCGCCAGGAACTGCGGCAGTTGCTGCGCCGCCAGGCCCGTACCGACGACGCGCCCCTGGTGGCGCTGCTGTTCGCCTGCCTGGGCCGCGGCGAAGGCCTCTACGGCCAGCCCGATGGCGATGTGAGCGTGTGCCGCGAGCAGTTCCCGCAGGTGCCCATCGCCGGGGCCTTCTGCAACGGCGAGATCGGCCCGGTGGCGGGCACCACCCACCTGCACGGCTACACGGCCAGCTGGGGCTTCCTGGTGCCCAACCACGACGACGACGGCGTGCCCCCCGCGGCGGCCCGCGCCGAGGGCTGAGCCTTGGTGCGTCAGCACGTCAACCCGCTCAGCCGGGTGCACCAGCAGCCGCGGCCGTTGCCGCCGCTGGTGGAGCTGTTCGCCCAGCCCCAGCTGCCGCTCCATCTCGACATCGGCAGCGCCCGAGGCCGCTTCCTGCTGGCGATGGCGCCGCTGCAGCCGGGCACCAACTTTCTTGGGGTGGAGATCCGCCGGGTGCTGGTGGAGGCCGCCGAGCACGACCGCCGCAGCCTGCAGCTCGACAACCTGCGCTTCCTGTTCTGCAACGCCAATGTGAGCCTGCTGGACTGGCTGGCGCAGCTGCCGCCGGGCCGCCTGCAGCGGGTCACGCTGCAATTCCCCGATCCCTGGTTCAAGAAACGGCACCAGAAGCGGCGGGTGCTGCAGCCGGCGCTGGTGGCAGCCCTGGCAACGGCCTTGCCCCCCGGCAGCGAGCTGCTGCTGCAGAGCGATGTGGAGGCGGTGATCGTGCCGATGGTGCAGGTCACCGAGGCGAGCGGGTGCTTCGAGCGGCCTGCCGAAGACCCGCGGCCGTACCGCCCCACGAACCCGCTGCCGGTGGCCACCGAGCGGGAGCAGCACGTGCTGTCACTGGGGCTGCCGGTATACCGGGTGCTGTACCGGCGCAACGGCGCGGCCGCGCCCGGTCCGGGGGGGCTGGAGCAAGCCGCCTGCCGCACCCATAATCCGCCCACGCCCGGCGCCTGAATGTCTTCCACCTCCCCCACCGCCCTGGGCCCCGCCAGCGGCTCCGTTCCCTGGCTGCTGCGCTGGCAGGGCCTGCTGGCGGGCTGGGCAGCCGGACCGCTGGGCCGTCGCCTGCCGCTGCTGGCCGGCCTGGTGCTCTGCGCGCTGATGGCCGGGCTGCCGCTGGTGACCCGCACCGGCCTCAGCCTGCTGATCACGGCGGCGGGGCTGCTGTGGCTGCTGTGGGCGCTGTGCACACCGGCGGGGCGGATCGGGCCGATCAGCGGCTGGCTGCTGGTGATGCTGGGTGTGTCGGTGCTGGCCACGGGCTTTTCGCCGGTGCCTGCAGCGGCGGCCAACGGGCTGATCAAGCTGCTGAGCTATCTCGGGGTGTACGCGCTGATGCGGCAGCTGCTGGCCACGGCGCCGCCCTGGTGGGACCGCATCACGGCCTGCCTGCTGGGCGGCTGCCTGCTGGTGAGCGTGATCGGCATCCGCCAGCTCTACGCCGATTCCTCCGCCCTGGCCCGCTGGTCGGATCCCAATTCGGTGGCGCAGGGAACGGTGCGGATCTACAGCACGCTCGACAACCCCAACCTGCTGGCCGGCTACCTGCTGCCGATCCTGCCGATCGCCGTGGTGGCGCTGCTGCGCTGGCAGCGACTGAGCGCCCGGCTGTTTGCGCTCACCACCGCCGTGCTCGGCAGTGCGGCCCTGGTGCTCACCTACAGCCGCGGTGGCTGGCTGGGCCTGGTGGCCGCCTACGGGGTGCTGGCGGTGCTGCTGCTGCTGCGCTTCACCCGCCACTGGCCGCTGTTCTGGCGGCGCGTGTTTCCACTGCTGCTGATGGTGCTGGCGGGGCTGGTGCTGGCGGTGGCGATCGCCAAGGTGGAGCCGCTGCGGGTGCGGGTGATGAGCCTGGGCGCCGGCCGGGAGGACAGCTCCAACAATTTCCGCATCAACGTGTGGATGGCGGCGATCGAGATGATCAAGGACCGCCCCTGGCTGGGCATCGGGCCGGGAAACAGCGCCTTCAACCTGATCTATCCGCTGTACCAGCAACCCAAATTCAACGCGCTCAGCGCCTACTCAATCCCGCTGGAACTGGCGGTGGAAGGTGGCATCCCCGGCCTGCTGGCCGGGCTGGGACTGCTGGTGGCCAGTGTGCGGCTGGGGCTGACCCAGGTGCGTGCCAACGGCCACCAGGCCCTGCCGGCCCTGGCAGCAGTGGCCGTGATCGCCGGCCTGGCCGTGCAGGGGGTCACCGACACGATTTTCTTCCGGCCGGAGGTGCAGCTCAGCGGTTGGTTCTGCCTGGCCACCCTGTCAACGCTGCCGGCCGCCGCCCGAGCGGATGGCTGAGGGCCGCATGAATGGCGGCGAGCCGACCGCCCTGCTGGCCGGCTTCGATGCCGGCCAGACCCACACCACCTGCCGCCTGGCGGCAGTGGATCCCGACGGCGGCTGGCGGGTGCTGGCGGAGGGCCAGGGGCCGGGGGTGAGCCATCTGGAGGCCCCCGGCGGCGAGGAGCGCTTCGGCGACGCCCTGCGCACCAGCCTGCAGGCGGCCATCAGCGCGGCAGGACTGGCCGGGGCGCCGCTGGCGGGGCCGGTTGCCCCCCGGCTGGCCGCCGCAGGCGTGGGTGCCAGCGGCATCGAGCACGGCAGCGGCGTGCAGCAGCGGGGGCAGGCGCTGGCGGCGGCGGCCCTGCAGCTGCCGACGGGGCGCGTGCTGGTCACCGGCGATGAGCGCACCGCCCTGCGTGGCGCCTTCAGCGCCGACGGCCCCGCCGGCGCCGGCATCGTGGTGATCAGCGGCACCGGCTGCATCGCGCTGGGCCGCGACGGCAGCGGCCGCGAGCACCGCTGCGGCGGCTGGGGCTGGCTGCTCGACCAGGGCGGCTCCGCCTGCGATCTGGGCCGCGACGCGCTGGCGCTGGCGCTGGAGATGGCCGATGGCCGGCGGCCGGACACCGGGCTACGCGCCGCGCTGTGGCAGGCCCTCGCCGAGGGTGAGGAGGTGGTGACGGCCCAGCGGGTGAAGGCGATGGTGGTGGCGCCGGCGTTCGGCGCCGCCGGCTTCGCGCGGCTGGCCCCCTGCGTGGAGGCGCTGGCGACGGCAGGCGATACAGACGCGCTGGCGGTGCTGCAGCGCTCCGCCGACGCCCTCGCCGCGC
This genomic window from Synechococcus sp. MW101C3 contains:
- a CDS encoding DUF3177 family protein codes for the protein MPDLLYRTLVWLDYRLAVVFALGLPFVLLVWAVARREGALVRLLSIYWKVASLLGISVLLLIDARPLGYVLALVAEVLVVVAVWFWVDLNEELDDLPPWRPLPLTVRAWRWALTVYGVTAAMLSVTALTCLVGGVNRPVCQVWLEAPRQLHAVAVRVFGFVFGGQLTPGLTAFFGYLALAFYAVGMLQWLLVRLPRFGRVAGGF
- a CDS encoding FIST N-terminal domain-containing protein; translated protein: MAALSLPSWLKRGEAPASCQTALSRQPSLEAAVEEVAKALGNRGANDLALVFCSTSYASDLPRLLPLLRSRLNARHWIGCAGGGVVGTDASGQARELEQQPALSVTLLRLPGADLQLFELDPASLPDLDGDNLDWINWVGADPERARSMLLFVDPTCQKINDLISGLDYAYPSAAKVGGIAGHHSAEHGSLLFDGRVLTGAVGCLIGGAWRLDPVVAQGCRPIGPVFEIEQAERNVVLQLSSGAQTNSPVNCLQGILQSLTPAEREQVRHSLFLGVARSNFSLPGDSCQAEPTAFLVRNLLGVDPRNGAVAVAEKLRVGQQVQFQLRDAAASRQELRQLLRRQARTDDAPLVALLFACLGRGEGLYGQPDGDVSVCREQFPQVPIAGAFCNGEIGPVAGTTHLHGYTASWGFLVPNHDDDGVPPAAARAEG
- the trmB gene encoding tRNA (guanosine(46)-N7)-methyltransferase TrmB; translated protein: MRQHVNPLSRVHQQPRPLPPLVELFAQPQLPLHLDIGSARGRFLLAMAPLQPGTNFLGVEIRRVLVEAAEHDRRSLQLDNLRFLFCNANVSLLDWLAQLPPGRLQRVTLQFPDPWFKKRHQKRRVLQPALVAALATALPPGSELLLQSDVEAVIVPMVQVTEASGCFERPAEDPRPYRPTNPLPVATEREQHVLSLGLPVYRVLYRRNGAAAPGPGGLEQAACRTHNPPTPGA
- a CDS encoding IctB family putative bicarbonate transporter, which produces MSSTSPTALGPASGSVPWLLRWQGLLAGWAAGPLGRRLPLLAGLVLCALMAGLPLVTRTGLSLLITAAGLLWLLWALCTPAGRIGPISGWLLVMLGVSVLATGFSPVPAAAANGLIKLLSYLGVYALMRQLLATAPPWWDRITACLLGGCLLVSVIGIRQLYADSSALARWSDPNSVAQGTVRIYSTLDNPNLLAGYLLPILPIAVVALLRWQRLSARLFALTTAVLGSAALVLTYSRGGWLGLVAAYGVLAVLLLLRFTRHWPLFWRRVFPLLLMVLAGLVLAVAIAKVEPLRVRVMSLGAGREDSSNNFRINVWMAAIEMIKDRPWLGIGPGNSAFNLIYPLYQQPKFNALSAYSIPLELAVEGGIPGLLAGLGLLVASVRLGLTQVRANGHQALPALAAVAVIAGLAVQGVTDTIFFRPEVQLSGWFCLATLSTLPAAARADG
- a CDS encoding BadF/BadG/BcrA/BcrD ATPase family protein — encoded protein: MAEGRMNGGEPTALLAGFDAGQTHTTCRLAAVDPDGGWRVLAEGQGPGVSHLEAPGGEERFGDALRTSLQAAISAAGLAGAPLAGPVAPRLAAAGVGASGIEHGSGVQQRGQALAAAALQLPTGRVLVTGDERTALRGAFSADGPAGAGIVVISGTGCIALGRDGSGREHRCGGWGWLLDQGGSACDLGRDALALALEMADGRRPDTGLRAALWQALAEGEEVVTAQRVKAMVVAPAFGAAGFARLAPCVEALATAGDTDALAVLQRSADALAALVHGVAAALALGQPRVCGQGGALRHLPTFAAAYRRALATQLPGATLVEAAGDACDGALSLAADQLAGL